The Amaranthus tricolor cultivar Red isolate AtriRed21 chromosome 6, ASM2621246v1, whole genome shotgun sequence genome has a segment encoding these proteins:
- the LOC130815834 gene encoding glucan endo-1,3-beta-glucosidase 13-like codes for MAWRFRLVFALSIILTLLELCSGSTIGICYGRNGDDLPTPDKAAELVKQHDIKYVRIYDSNIQVLKAFANSGVELMIGVPNSDLLAFSQFQSNVDSWLKNSILPYYPSTRITYITVGAEVTEAPSNISALVVPAMKNVFTALKKVGLHKKIKVSSTHSLGVLSRSFPPSAGAFSSHFAYFLKPMLEFLAENQSPFMIDIYPYYAYRDSPSNVSLDYALFQSSSEVIDPNTGLLYTNMFDAQIDALYFALMALNFRTIKVMVTETGWPSKGSPKEKAATPDNAQIYNTNLIRHVINDTGTPAKPGEELDIYIFSLFNENRKPGMESERNWGLFYPGGTSVYNLDFKGKGVTEMASGGNATNSTGTTWCIASSNATEADLQNALNWACGPGDVDCTAIQPSQPCYEPDTLVSHASFAFNSYYQQNGATDVACSFGGAGLKVTKDPSYDKCLYLTAGNKKTSASSNVTAGSSEAIALQRHHTTFGPWITVCLVSLVLSFL; via the exons ATGGCTTGGAGATTTCGGCTCGTTTTTGCTCTTTCTATAATATTAACTCTACTGG AACTATGTAGTGGAAGCACAATTGGAATTTGCTATGGACGAAATGGTGATGATCTTCCTACTCCTGATAAGGCGGCAGAGCTAGTTAAGCAACATGACATCAAATATGTCAGGATTTACGACTCTAATATTCAGGTTCTCAAGGCGTTTGCTAATTCTGGGGTAGAGCTGATGATTGGTGTCCCAAACTCCGATTTGCTTGCATTTTCTCAATTTCAATCCAATGTCGACTCTTGGTTAAAAAACAGCATCCTTCCATATTATCCATCCACGCGGATCACTTACATAACAGTTGGTGCTGAAGTGACTGAGGCCCCAAGTAACATCTCTGCGCTTGTTGTTCCAGCCATGAAAAATGTCTTCACAGCCTTGAAAAAAGTTGGCTTGCACAAGAAGATCAAGGTATCAAGCACTCATTCCCTTGGGGTCTTGTCTCGATCATTCCCACCATCAGCTGGGGCGTTCAGTAGCCACTTCGCGTACTTTTTGAAACCTATGTTGGAGTTTCTTGCTGAAAACCAGTCACCTTTTATGATCGACATTTACCCTTATTATGCCTATCGTGATTCTCCGTCCAATGTTTCACTGGACTATGCTCTTTTCCAATCATCCTCAGAGGTCATTGATCCTAACACCGGCTTACTTTACACAAATATGTTTGATGCGCAGATTGATGCTTTATACTTCGCTCTAATGGCTTTAAATTTCCGAACCATCAAAGTCATGGTGACTGAAACAGGGTGGCCCTCTAAAGGGTCACCAAAAGAGAAGGCCGCTACTCCTGATAATGCTCAGATATATAATACCAATCTCATTCGCCATGTCATCAATGATACCGGAACGCCTGCTAAGCCAGGAGAGGAGCTTGATATCTATATCTTCTCATTATTCAACGAGAACAGGAAGCCGGGGATGGAGTCCGAGAGGAATTGGGGTTTATTTTACCCAGGTGGGACGAGTGTGTATAACTTAGATTTTAAGGGAAAGGGTGTCACCGAGATGGCTAGTGGAGGAAACGCTACCAACAGTACGGGAACAACATGGTGTATTGCTTCATCAAATGCTACGGAGGCAGATTTACAAAACGCATTGAATTGGGCGTGTGGACCAGGGGATGTGGACTGTACAGCAATACAGCCTAGCCAGCCTTGTTACGAGCCTGATACTCTAGTTTCTCATGCTTCTTTTGCATTCAACAGTTATTACCAGCAAAATGGAGCCACTGATGTTGCTTGTAGTTTTGGCGGAGCAGGACTTAAAGTCACCAAGGATCCAA GCTATGACAAGTGCCTGTATCTTACTGCTGG GAATAAGAAAACTTCTGCATCCAGTAATGTGACTGCGGGTTCTTCAGAAGCCATAGCTCTTCAAAGGCACCATACTACATTTGGTCCATGGATTACTGTTTGCTTGGTTTCACTTGTGCTGTCATTTTTATGA